A single Dasypus novemcinctus isolate mDasNov1 chromosome 4, mDasNov1.1.hap2, whole genome shotgun sequence DNA region contains:
- the RETNLB gene encoding resistin-like beta translates to MKPTTCLLLIIIPLLQLAIPGSAQCTLDSSVDTKIKAVLSELEYKHSAPMKKLSCFSVKNTGRLSSCPAGTTVTGCSCGYACGSWDVRGENTCHCQCAVMDWTTARCCHLS, encoded by the exons ATGAAGCCTACCACTTGTCTCCTTCTCATCATCATCCCCCTTCTACAGCTGGCAATCCCAGGGAGTGCTCAGTGTACCTTAGACTCCAGTGTGGATACAAAGATAAAGGCCGTCCTCAGCGAACTGG AGTATAAACACTCTGCTCCGATGAAGAAGCTCTCATGCTTCAGTGTCAAAAACACAGGCAGACtgtcctcctgccctgcag GGACCACAGTCACTGGTTGTTCTTGTGGCTATGCCTGTGGTTCCTGGGATGTCCGTGGGGAAAACACCTGCCACTGCCAGTGTGCTGTGATGGACTGGACCACTGCCCGCTGCTGTCACCTGTCCTGA